The DNA segment CTATTTCAAAACAAATTGTAAGCGCAACAAATGCAATAGTTAAATCCCCTAATTCCCTCTTGGAAAATTTAAACATGATACTACTATTTATTTCCTATATAAAATTTTTTTCTAAATAAATTTCAGTAAAAATTATCAATTTGACTCATTACTTACAATGTTTGAAATATCCATCCGGTATAATCCCAATCATATCACATAATTCTTCAAGTTGTTCAATGCATGTGAAAAATATTAATAATGTAGACAAAAATTATCCTATTTACAATCATCCTAATAGTATTTGGATTAGGAATAATTGAGGTAACCTCAATCAGTGATGCAAAACATAATCAAACACTATTTAAACAATAATAACACCTACAGCGATGTTATAAACGTTTAATTTTCAAGACCTGTTGAAAATTACAATGTAGGAAATGTGGAAGTTGAAAACACAGCAACGGTAACATCTACATCAATGAATATTTAAAAGCTGACACAATTGAGATAGTTCATGGTAGATAAGTATCCTGATAAATATGACAAATGTAGGAAACTTGCATCAAAAGAAAAAGACGACAATGCAAAACCACAGATTCAGAATAAAATTGATAATTTTGATAGCTACAAGACAGGATAATTATCTTGTTTTTTAATAGGATTTGTTGCAAGTTTAGTGCAAAATCAAATTTACCTTTTTTTGTTCTCATCATTACATGTTTATTTTTAAAAATTAAAGTATGCCGTAATTTTCACCGCAAAGGTAAAAAATTAAGTAAAATTAGAAAAACAAGAAAATTAAGAAATTACAGAGTAATGACATTTCCTCTTAAAAATACAAATCGTTAATGTAAAATATCACTCATTAAAATCATGTCTGCAGAATCTCTTTTAATTAATTGACAGCAAGATTTAATTAAATTAAAAGAATCACGAAGACATTAAAAAAATAAAAAAAAGTAGAAGTGAAATATAATCACTTCTTATTTAATTGTTATTTTTACGGATTTGCTTGCTGAAGCGTATGTTTTATCACCGGCAAACTTAATGGATGCAGTATATTTACCTCTCTTGGTAATTTTAAGGCTGAATGTAGCCTGACCTTTAGCATTGGTTTTTGCTGTGTAGGTTTTACCGTTGATTTTCATGGTTATTTTCTTACCTGCGCTTAGGTAAACTTTTCCGTCTCTTGAGTTGCATTTTTCTGTTTTTATTGTTACAGTGTATTTTTTGGTTTTTGCACTTGTTTTGTAGGTTTTAGCACTTGCGGAAATTTTAATCGGTTTTTTCTGGATATCATAACTGAATGCGACAAATGTAGCATTATATTTTTCATCGCCTAGATATGACATTGCACAGAGTGCTTCCTGAGCCACTTGAGTGTTAATACCAATAAATACTATACCGTTTTCGTCAGTTGATCTGTTTAGAATAACTGTTTTGTATGCAAACTGAACAGACGCATTAGCAATAGGATTACCGTTGGAGTCAGTTAACAGGAATAAATTGGTCTGACCAATTTCACCTGCAGGACTGTCTACAGCATAGGTTTTAATTGAAATACCTTCAGTAACATTGAATTTGCTGCCTAATCTTTCCGGAGTAATTTCTTGAATATCAATTTCAATATCAATACTTGTTCCAAGCACATCGGAAGTTCCGGCATAAGCAATGGATAAAACAGCATTATTTTCAGCTTTAATGGTAAATGAACCATCTGCAGCAGTAGTTAAAGTACCTTTTTTAGTACCTGTTACATATGTGATTGTTGCATCAGGTATAACATCACCCATTGAGTTTACCAATACACCAGTAAGCACCAGATCACCGCTAAGTGTAATATTTTTGAACTGACTGGTCAATAAGGCTACATTTATGCTTGTTGTTTTTACAGCAGGAGCGTGAGTTTCATCACCTGTGTAGACAACTACAACACTGTGTTCGCCAAGAGTCATGTTCATTGGTACAACAGCAGTTCCTTTTTCATCCAGTTCAACAACTGTTTCCACACCGTCAACAATAACACTAACGTTTCCGGAAGCACCAGGAATGTTAACAGTTACATTAGACATTTCGCCGACTTTATAGTCAACTGGCACAGTAATATTAACATCACTAGTAGCCGGTTCAGGTTTTGCATTAACAGTAATATCAGCGCTGCTGGTTGCTTCAGCATAATTTTCATCACCAAGATAGACAACATCAGTAACGTAGTTTCCTGCAGCCAAACCGACAATGTTAACCTTAGCAGTGCCATCTACAACATCAGCGTAGAATTTATTGCCGCCAACATCAATTAAAACTCTACCAGTAGCGTCAGCATCAACATTCACAGTGATTACAGCAGTTTCGCCTTCAGTAATTTCAGCAGAAGTTGCAGATATAGTGGAATTAAGTTTAGCCACATTGACTGCTTTTGTTTCACTTGAAGCAGCATATTTATCATCACCAGAATATCTGACTTCAACAACATGGTCACCGGCAGTCAGCTCACCGACTGGAAGACTTATGTTACCTCCACTTACAATCATGGCGCCGACCTCTTTACCGTCAACCAGCACAACAACATTACCTGTTGCATCATCAGGCAAAGTTATGTTAACTTTAGCTTCGTCACCAGGTTCAACATGATCTGGAACATCAACTGAAATGTTTGCTTTTTGTTTTTCAGCAATTGTGAATTCACATTTAGTGGAGTTCTTATTGTAATTTTCATCACCTAAATAAGTTATATCTAAACTGTAATTTCCGTAAGGCAATTCAGTAGTAAATGTAGCTTCACCATTTTTCAATGCAATATTAAATAAATTATCACCAAATTTAACTTCTACAAATCCAGTAGCGTTTTCATCAACTTTAACAGTTAATGTAACTTTATTTAAATTAGTTTCAACTGTTGCATCAATTGGAGTATCCTTCATCACATGACCAATGACTTCAAAGTCTTTAGATGTAGCGTTAGTGTTGAATACTGAATCGCCCATGTATGTTGCGACTACAGTATAGTTTCCAGAATCAAAGTCGTGAACAATGATTCTTGCATAACCATTTTTAACATCCATGTACGAAGTAGCGTTTTTACCACTTTCTTTACTGATTATATAGAATTTAACCAGTCCAGTTGCGGATTTATTCAAACTAACAACAAACACAACACTGTCTTCATCAACAGGAATAATGTTAAGATCAATAGCAGTATTTTCCTTGGAAACCTCTGTTACAGTAAATGTCAGCTTAGTATTGTTTACATTGTAGTTATCATCACCAAGGTAAGTTACATCAACAAAGTAACTGTTTGCAGGCAATGTTAATGTTAATGTTG comes from the uncultured Methanobrevibacter sp. genome and includes:
- a CDS encoding Ig-like domain-containing protein, producing MNSTSVTFTVTEISKENTTIDLNIDVYEDAALVMVDVNKSATGLVKFYMVGKETGEEYTMYMDIIDGHVETFTNSIEPGNYTIVATYMGDSVFNTNTTSKDVEILGHLMKDTPIDVAVETNANRVTLTVKVDENATGFVEVKSGVSVSNIALENGESTLTITLPYGSYTLDVTYLGDYNYNKNSTKAEFTLVEPAKANTPISLDVVSEENNVVMTVTVNEAATGLVKFQVTGEEEYTLYADVVNGEAVLEDILETGDYTVIATYMGDSRFNTNITSQEFTIAGHIKKDTPITAYADVNGNRVTLTVNVDENATGFVKLSVGDTEANIELADGVATLTLTLPANSYFVDVTYLGDDNYNVNNTKLTFTVTEVSKENTAIDLNIIPVDEDSVVFVVSLNKSATGLVKFYIISKESGKNATSYMDVKNGYARIIVHDFDSGNYTVVATYMGDSVFNTNATSKDFEVIGHVMKDTPIDATVETNLNKVTLTVKVDENATGFVEVKFGDNLFNIALKNGEATFTTELPYGNYSLDITYLGDENYNKNSTKCEFTIAEKQKANISVDVPDHVEPGDEAKVNITLPDDATGNVVVLVDGKEVGAMIVSGGNISLPVGELTAGDHVVEVRYSGDDKYAASSETKAVNVAKLNSTISATSAEITEGETAVITVNVDADATGRVLIDVGGNKFYADVVDGTAKVNIVGLAAGNYVTDVVYLGDENYAEATSSADITVNAKPEPATSDVNITVPVDYKVGEMSNVTVNIPGASGNVSVIVDGVETVVELDEKGTAVVPMNMTLGEHSVVVVYTGDETHAPAVKTTSINVALLTSQFKNITLSGDLVLTGVLVNSMGDVIPDATITYVTGTKKGTLTTAADGSFTIKAENNAVLSIAYAGTSDVLGTSIDIEIDIQEITPERLGSKFNVTEGISIKTYAVDSPAGEIGQTNLFLLTDSNGNPIANASVQFAYKTVILNRSTDENGIVFIGINTQVAQEALCAMSYLGDEKYNATFVAFSYDIQKKPIKISASAKTYKTSAKTKKYTVTIKTEKCNSRDGKVYLSAGKKITMKINGKTYTAKTNAKGQATFSLKITKRGKYTASIKFAGDKTYASASKSVKITIK